A single window of Vibrio sp. HB236076 DNA harbors:
- a CDS encoding lipoprotein, whose product MKKVLTLMLMLTITALTGCGQTGDLYLPDHQQQNEQTQ is encoded by the coding sequence ATGAAAAAAGTCTTGACCTTGATGCTGATGCTAACGATTACCGCGCTTACAGGTTGTGGGCAAACTGGCGATCTTTACCTACCAGATCATCAACAGCAAAACGAACAAACTCAATAA
- a CDS encoding class I adenylate cyclase, with translation MQAFIETITKRLDTLNQQRQERSLALMDDACRYVYQLLPALFHFHHPDLPGFQLEPTPHGVRDFTLQPEHEKAMEVQGLHYLPLIDQTPESHQILALYTMGSTSSIGQSLSSDLDVWVCVSPSMSKEERQRLTEKCRLISQWALRQGVEASFFVMDADRFKCQQSDEMTGDNCGSSQHLLLLDEFYRSAVRLAGQRLLWLIIPPEMEECYDDYVAYLADSGALDMDQWLDFGPLYSIPAQEYFGSSLWQLYKSIDSPYKSVLKAILLEAYSWEYPFTQLLSVDTKRRFFADEPDLYGMDAYYLMLVKVTRYLTQIQDYQRLDLVRRCFYLKTHEKLSRDAGRESVPWRRQSLQDMVKQWQWPLATLQELDNRRYWKVEQVQKVHVELLSALMKSYRNLISFARRNNITSAISPQDISILARKLYAAFEVLPSKVTLLNAQISPDLHEQDLSLIQVGEGGVNRAGWYLFKAPLHPQKFIGARPLEQHDHLSKLVAWSFFNGLLTESTRVHTKVKGADLDIDKLYQMVGDLRNTFSLKKRRPSMEALGSPCEINQLAMFINFEHDPTAQLSGKDLKIDLKQVNIFSFGQPQQNLVGSVDLVYRNSWQEVRTMSFKGTTAMIDALKALLGKMHQDAIPPESIDVFCYSKNLRGVMRNMVYQLLAECIDLRLKPIEPGQRRRFKAMRLADKTFGLFFERRGVMVETLENSVDFYRSISSSKLKGSPLMMLDKEQAYELPDVVDCYASEGLVQFFFEDTDDGFNIYILDETNRVEAYHQFTGSKDDMIANVNNFYTTIKDEHQVSAQFINFNLPQYYQIIHQGVQAHVIPYRTGARPESAAVNQ, from the coding sequence TTGCAAGCGTTTATTGAAACCATCACCAAGAGACTCGATACTCTTAACCAGCAGCGTCAAGAACGTTCGTTGGCTTTGATGGATGACGCTTGCCGATACGTTTATCAATTACTACCCGCTTTATTCCACTTCCATCATCCGGATTTACCGGGGTTTCAACTTGAGCCAACACCGCATGGCGTGCGTGATTTTACCCTGCAGCCAGAGCATGAAAAAGCGATGGAAGTCCAAGGGCTTCATTACCTGCCTCTTATTGACCAAACGCCCGAGTCACATCAAATCTTGGCCCTATATACTATGGGCAGTACCTCGTCGATAGGACAAAGCTTGTCCAGCGACCTCGATGTTTGGGTGTGTGTGTCGCCCTCGATGTCCAAAGAGGAACGTCAGCGTCTAACAGAAAAATGTCGCTTGATCAGCCAGTGGGCATTGCGACAAGGCGTTGAGGCAAGTTTTTTCGTTATGGATGCTGATCGCTTTAAGTGCCAGCAATCTGATGAAATGACGGGTGATAACTGCGGGTCTTCCCAGCATTTGTTATTGCTTGACGAGTTTTACCGTTCAGCCGTTCGGTTGGCCGGTCAGCGCTTACTGTGGTTGATCATCCCACCCGAAATGGAAGAGTGCTACGACGATTACGTCGCCTACCTAGCTGATTCGGGGGCATTGGATATGGATCAGTGGCTCGATTTTGGTCCATTGTATTCGATCCCTGCGCAAGAGTATTTTGGTTCTAGCCTGTGGCAGTTGTACAAGAGTATTGATTCGCCTTACAAATCGGTGCTCAAAGCTATCTTGCTTGAAGCTTATTCGTGGGAATACCCCTTCACTCAATTATTGAGCGTTGATACCAAACGTCGCTTTTTTGCCGATGAGCCTGATTTGTATGGGATGGATGCCTACTATCTCATGCTGGTTAAAGTCACTCGATACTTAACTCAAATTCAAGATTATCAACGCTTGGATCTCGTTCGCCGTTGCTTTTATCTTAAAACACACGAAAAATTGTCTCGTGATGCGGGTCGCGAGTCCGTGCCATGGCGTCGACAATCACTACAAGACATGGTCAAACAGTGGCAATGGCCGCTGGCGACGTTGCAAGAGCTTGACAATCGTCGTTACTGGAAAGTCGAACAAGTGCAAAAAGTGCACGTTGAATTGCTGAGCGCATTAATGAAAAGCTATCGCAACCTGATCAGTTTTGCGCGCCGCAACAACATTACCTCGGCAATCAGCCCGCAAGATATTAGTATTTTAGCTCGTAAGTTGTATGCCGCCTTTGAAGTACTACCGAGTAAAGTCACCCTGCTTAACGCGCAAATTTCACCGGATTTACACGAACAAGACTTGAGTTTGATTCAAGTGGGTGAGGGCGGTGTTAATCGCGCCGGTTGGTATTTGTTTAAAGCCCCTCTTCATCCGCAAAAATTCATTGGTGCGCGACCTTTAGAGCAGCACGATCACTTAAGTAAGCTTGTGGCGTGGTCATTTTTCAATGGTTTATTGACGGAGTCCACGCGGGTACACACCAAAGTCAAAGGTGCTGACCTCGATATTGATAAGCTTTATCAAATGGTTGGAGACTTGCGCAATACGTTCTCTTTGAAGAAGAGAAGGCCGAGTATGGAAGCACTAGGGAGTCCTTGTGAAATTAACCAATTGGCCATGTTCATTAATTTTGAGCACGATCCAACGGCGCAACTGAGCGGAAAAGATCTAAAAATCGATCTTAAACAGGTCAATATTTTCAGTTTTGGGCAACCACAGCAAAATTTAGTGGGCAGTGTTGATTTAGTTTATCGCAACTCTTGGCAAGAAGTGAGAACGATGAGCTTTAAAGGCACAACGGCGATGATTGACGCCCTAAAAGCTCTACTGGGTAAGATGCATCAGGACGCCATTCCCCCCGAGTCTATCGATGTCTTTTGCTACAGCAAAAATCTACGCGGTGTGATGCGCAACATGGTTTATCAATTGCTCGCAGAATGTATTGATTTGCGTTTAAAACCGATCGAACCTGGTCAGCGTCGACGATTTAAAGCCATGCGTCTGGCTGATAAAACCTTTGGGCTGTTTTTTGAACGACGTGGCGTTATGGTGGAAACACTGGAGAATTCGGTCGACTTCTATCGCTCTATTTCTAGCAGTAAGCTCAAAGGTTCACCTTTAATGATGCTAGACAAAGAGCAGGCCTACGAATTACCAGACGTCGTCGATTGCTACGCCAGTGAAGGCCTCGTGCAGTTCTTTTTTGAAGACACCGATGACGGCTTTAATATTTACATTCTCGACGAAACGAATCGGGTGGAGGCCTATCACCAATTTACGGGCTCTAAAGATGACATGATTGCCAATGTCAATAACTTCTACACCACCATTAAAGATGAACACCAAGTCTCTGCTCAGTTTATTAATTTTAATTTACCGCAGTACTACCAGATCATCCATCAAGGCGTGCAAGCACACGTTATTCCTTATCGGACGGGTGCCAGGCCCGAGTCAGCTGCGGTAAATCAGTAA
- the hemC gene encoding hydroxymethylbilane synthase, which yields MSKSDSTIRIATRKSPLALWQANFVKHALETHHPGLQVELVTMVTKGDIILDTPLAKVGGKGLFVKELEVAMLEGRADLAVHSMKDVPVDFPEGLGLVTICQRADPTDAFVSNHYDNIDQLPQGAIVGTCSLRRQCQIKERRPDLIIKELRGNVGTRLSKLDRGEYDAIILATAGLKRLDLGERIRSELPPEISLPAVGQGAVGIECRLDDERLIKLLSPLNDQDTADRVLCERAMNLTLEGGCQVPIGSYAELQDDQLWLRALVGEPDGSRIVRGEIKGAREDAEQLGVTLAKELLSQGADTILSKLYQEQ from the coding sequence ATGAGTAAATCTGACTCAACGATTCGAATTGCAACCCGCAAAAGTCCACTGGCACTTTGGCAAGCCAATTTTGTTAAGCATGCCCTAGAGACTCACCACCCTGGCTTACAGGTTGAGCTTGTGACTATGGTGACCAAAGGCGATATTATCCTTGATACACCGCTGGCAAAAGTCGGAGGAAAAGGGCTCTTTGTCAAAGAACTCGAAGTCGCAATGCTTGAGGGCAGAGCAGATCTTGCGGTTCACTCTATGAAAGATGTACCGGTCGATTTTCCTGAAGGGCTTGGTCTTGTGACTATCTGCCAACGAGCCGATCCAACCGATGCTTTTGTCTCCAATCACTACGATAACATCGATCAACTGCCCCAAGGCGCCATTGTGGGTACCTGTAGTCTGCGTCGACAATGCCAAATTAAAGAACGTCGCCCTGACCTGATTATCAAGGAACTAAGAGGGAACGTCGGCACTCGTTTGAGCAAGTTAGACCGGGGTGAATACGACGCCATTATTCTTGCTACCGCAGGATTAAAACGCCTCGACCTTGGTGAACGCATTCGCAGTGAGTTGCCTCCCGAAATTTCACTGCCCGCGGTCGGACAAGGAGCCGTCGGCATAGAATGCCGCCTCGATGACGAACGTTTAATCAAACTTCTAAGCCCTCTTAACGACCAAGACACGGCAGACCGAGTATTATGTGAACGAGCCATGAATCTCACTTTAGAAGGCGGCTGCCAAGTCCCAATCGGCAGTTACGCTGAGTTGCAAGACGACCAATTGTGGTTGCGGGCTTTAGTGGGTGAACCCGATGGCAGTCGAATCGTACGCGGTGAAATCAAAGGCGCGCGAGAAGATGCAGAGCAACTGGGTGTCACCTTGGCAAAAGAGTTGCTTTCTCAGGGCGCTGACACCATTTTGAGTAAGTTATACCAAGAGCAGTAA
- a CDS encoding uroporphyrinogen-III synthase — MTVLVTRPDESGQALTQSLIGQGIPALHHALITFAEGRDLAYLWPSLNQCDIAIAISPNAVRFCHQYLHRQGLNWPKSPRYLAIGQKTAHDLSKVTQQYVHYPSVSDSEHFLLLPELTQEQVANKRITILRANSGRDLLKQQLIRRGAQVNYLTAYQKMATTWSAEQQRDIWKKHKVDTIILTSGEQIELFCQPITAIDPKWLSQCTAVVPSERLVDFANQWPWQKIYCSNGASNQQILRTITQFGFNDCENMYDE, encoded by the coding sequence ATGACAGTATTGGTGACACGCCCAGATGAAAGCGGCCAAGCATTAACTCAATCGCTTATCGGGCAAGGTATACCCGCGCTTCATCACGCGTTGATAACCTTTGCTGAGGGGCGGGATTTAGCCTATTTGTGGCCGTCATTAAATCAATGTGACATCGCTATCGCCATCAGCCCTAATGCAGTGCGATTTTGTCATCAATACTTACACCGGCAGGGTTTAAATTGGCCTAAATCTCCTCGATATCTTGCCATTGGTCAAAAAACTGCACACGATTTAAGCAAAGTGACCCAACAATACGTACACTATCCTAGTGTCTCTGATAGTGAGCATTTCCTGTTATTACCAGAACTCACTCAAGAGCAGGTCGCCAATAAACGCATTACGATACTAAGAGCTAACAGTGGTCGTGATTTGCTCAAGCAACAATTGATTCGCCGAGGAGCTCAAGTAAACTACTTAACGGCTTATCAAAAAATGGCCACGACTTGGTCGGCTGAGCAACAACGAGATATCTGGAAAAAACATAAGGTCGACACCATTATACTCACCAGTGGGGAGCAAATAGAATTGTTCTGTCAGCCCATCACGGCGATTGACCCAAAGTGGCTCTCTCAATGCACTGCGGTCGTTCCCAGTGAAAGACTGGTGGATTTTGCCAACCAATGGCCCTGGCAAAAAATTTATTGCAGTAATGGTGCATCCAACCAACAAATATTACGAACGATTACTCAGTTCGGTTTTAATGATTGTGAGAATATGTATGACGAATGA
- a CDS encoding uroporphyrinogen-III C-methyltransferase: MTNDKKNSTDNKPSQPLNKAENDSQTESTSTHSAETHTPVQPEPQENKKPKPSGKKKWALLIIVVALLLGAFNYYLYLCIKNSQTQQLDTLEQKFAQQKQQLSSQLQQKEQQWQQQIEQQNTLIKQQDNSIESLQKALADVQGRRPNDWLLSEADYLVKLASRKLFLEHDPVTATELVESADQRIASLNDPSLVPLRRLMATDITRLKSIPIIDHDGLILKLMSLQQQVDLLPLANAILPPAEEQAKDQMTDSIDNWQHNLRTSLKDFADNFITFRTRDGSATPLLSPEQHFYLRENIQAKIETAIHSVNDESGDIYQSALETVVKWSTQYFNQTSPVVVAFQKDISELANKDITTNYPDEIVSAPKLEDTIRQRIRRAVTPVSALPNKEISQ, encoded by the coding sequence ATGACGAATGACAAAAAAAACAGTACGGATAACAAGCCTTCGCAGCCATTGAATAAGGCAGAGAATGATTCTCAAACCGAGAGCACGTCAACTCATTCCGCTGAAACACATACGCCAGTTCAACCTGAGCCTCAGGAAAATAAAAAGCCAAAACCATCTGGCAAAAAGAAATGGGCGTTGTTAATCATTGTTGTTGCGCTTTTACTCGGAGCGTTTAATTACTACCTCTATTTGTGTATCAAAAACAGCCAGACACAACAACTCGACACGCTTGAGCAAAAGTTCGCGCAACAAAAACAGCAACTTTCTAGCCAGCTACAACAAAAAGAACAACAGTGGCAGCAACAAATCGAACAACAAAATACACTTATAAAGCAACAAGACAACAGCATTGAAAGCTTGCAGAAGGCGCTGGCTGATGTACAGGGCAGAAGACCCAATGATTGGTTGTTGTCTGAAGCCGATTACTTGGTCAAACTCGCCAGCCGTAAATTGTTTTTAGAGCACGATCCTGTCACCGCAACAGAGTTAGTCGAAAGTGCGGATCAGCGTATCGCTTCCCTGAACGACCCAAGTTTGGTGCCACTACGACGTTTAATGGCAACCGACATCACTCGCCTTAAAAGTATTCCGATCATTGACCACGATGGGTTAATTTTAAAACTCATGTCTTTGCAGCAACAAGTGGATCTCTTACCACTGGCCAACGCTATTTTGCCGCCAGCAGAAGAACAAGCCAAAGACCAAATGACAGACAGCATTGACAATTGGCAGCATAACTTAAGAACCTCTCTGAAGGACTTTGCTGACAACTTTATTACTTTCCGTACTCGCGATGGCAGTGCGACACCGTTATTGTCACCAGAACAACACTTTTATTTACGGGAAAATATCCAGGCCAAAATTGAAACCGCCATCCATTCCGTCAACGATGAAAGTGGCGATATTTATCAATCGGCACTAGAGACGGTGGTCAAATGGTCAACACAGTATTTTAACCAAACTTCACCTGTTGTTGTTGCCTTCCAAAAAGACATTTCGGAACTGGCTAATAAAGACATTACCACCAACTACCCTGATGAAATTGTCTCAGCGCCTAAGCTTGAAGATACCATTCGTCAACGCATCCGCAGAGCAGTCACGCCTGTTTCTGCCTTGCCCAATAAGGAGATCTCTCAATGA
- a CDS encoding heme biosynthesis HemY N-terminal domain-containing protein translates to MIKLIILFVLLGFGLFAGTQYSGEQGYVLISIANTTTEMSFTTFTLLIVFTLLAIFAIDFLIKRTWRFGFNTFNWFSLRKVRHSRRLANEGIVHLLEGDWKKAEKKVTRWAKHHDVPFLCYLIAAEAAQSRGDIEQRDYYLTLANDQNGSTLAIELTKAKQWVKNKEYQQAILLLKQLKTDYPDNAIVLTQLKECYAATQDWASLHQLLPKMKKLQLISDQEYQALMAKCQTLPMMTLADQKDYQGLAHFWVELPRKAKHDLQVNKVYIESLIELGKHEDALRQLRPICKSSSLDWPFQKLAQLHERLDDQVFAILKQTLNKMPTHAEAASALGHRLMAKQDWSNAQQALEQALQQRASIQDYASLAQCLEHQDMPKAAHDVTQRALLIAQESA, encoded by the coding sequence ATGATAAAACTGATCATCCTTTTTGTCTTGCTGGGCTTTGGCCTTTTTGCTGGAACTCAGTACTCTGGAGAACAAGGCTACGTGCTGATTTCAATCGCCAACACCACGACTGAAATGAGCTTTACCACCTTTACACTTCTCATCGTGTTCACCTTGCTGGCTATTTTCGCCATTGACTTTCTGATTAAAAGAACCTGGCGTTTCGGTTTTAATACTTTTAATTGGTTTTCGCTGCGTAAAGTGCGTCACTCGCGCCGTTTGGCCAATGAAGGGATCGTCCATTTACTCGAAGGAGATTGGAAAAAGGCCGAGAAAAAAGTCACTCGCTGGGCGAAACACCACGATGTGCCTTTTTTGTGTTACTTGATCGCCGCGGAAGCCGCGCAATCAAGAGGCGATATTGAGCAAAGAGATTACTACCTGACACTCGCTAATGACCAAAATGGCTCTACGCTGGCCATCGAACTGACCAAAGCAAAACAATGGGTAAAAAACAAAGAATATCAACAAGCAATTCTATTACTTAAGCAGTTGAAAACAGATTACCCTGATAACGCGATTGTCTTAACGCAACTAAAAGAATGCTACGCCGCCACGCAAGACTGGGCATCTTTACACCAGTTGCTGCCCAAAATGAAAAAGCTTCAACTCATTTCGGATCAGGAGTATCAAGCGTTAATGGCAAAATGCCAAACATTGCCGATGATGACGCTCGCTGACCAAAAAGATTATCAAGGCTTAGCTCACTTTTGGGTTGAGCTGCCAAGAAAGGCCAAACACGATCTGCAAGTGAACAAGGTTTACATTGAGTCTCTGATTGAGCTTGGCAAGCACGAAGATGCTTTGCGACAGCTAAGACCAATTTGTAAGTCGAGCTCTCTTGATTGGCCATTCCAAAAATTGGCACAGTTACATGAAAGGCTTGATGACCAAGTGTTTGCCATTTTGAAACAAACCTTGAATAAAATGCCAACGCACGCAGAAGCGGCAAGTGCACTGGGTCACCGCTTGATGGCTAAACAGGATTGGAGCAATGCTCAACAAGCATTAGAGCAAGCTTTACAGCAACGTGCCTCCATCCAAGATTACGCCAGTTTAGCCCAGTGCTTAGAACATCAAGACATGCCAAAAGCAGCTCACGATGTCACACAGCGCGCCTTGCTCATCGCTCAGGAAAGTGCCTAG